A single Rhopalosiphum padi isolate XX-2018 chromosome 4, ASM2088224v1, whole genome shotgun sequence DNA region contains:
- the LOC132930405 gene encoding BTB/POZ domain-containing protein KCTD5-like, producing the protein MSVIEGVDKGKGSRMQLNKSLSNTAQWVKLNVGGTCFMTTKTTLCRDPNSFLCRLCSEESDLISDMDETGAYMIDRDPTYFSPILNYLRHGKLVLNKNLAEEGVLEEAEFYNITELINIVKERILQRDKKLCSEQVKKHTYRVLQCHEDELTWMISTMSDEWKFEQLVNIGSKYNYGNYDQAEFLCVVSREEGVADSPKTESTDKAKELQQRASRM; encoded by the exons ATGAGTGTTATTGAAGGCGTTGATAAAGGAAAAGGGTCACGAATGCAATTGAACAAATCGTTGAGCAATACTGCTCAGTGGGTCAAATTGAATGTGGGAGGCACTTGTTTTATGACTACAAAGACTACGTTGTGCCGAGATCCCAATTCATTCCTGTGCAGACTGTGTTCAGAAGAATCTGATCTCATTTCCGACATG GATGAAACTGGTGCGTATATGATTGATCGTGATCCAACATATTTTAGTcccattttaaattacctacgtCATGGGAAATTGGTTTTGAATAAGAATCTTGCGGAAGAag gtgtGTTGGAAGAAGCcgaattctataatattaccgaattaataaatatagtaaaagaaAGGATATTACAAAGAGATAAGAAACTTTGTTCTGAACAAGTGAAAAAACATACTTATAGAGTGTTACAGTGTCATGAAGATGAACTTACGTGGATGATTTCAACAATGTCAGACGAATGGAAATTTGAACAA ctgGTAAACATAGGTTCCAAGTACAATTATGGAAATTATGACCAAGCAGAATTTCTATGTGTTGTATCTCGAGAGGAGGGTGTTGCTGACTCTCCAAAAACTGAATCCACCGATAAAGCAAag GAATTGCAACAACGAGCTTCGCGTATGTGA